From a single Anaerolineaceae bacterium oral taxon 439 genomic region:
- a CDS encoding ABC transporter permease — protein sequence MKPMPFLKFRRSYIWILAILIAIIILFPIAWVFTSSITPAGELFTTPIHYIPLNPTLANYQRLFETLKIGEKIRNTLIITFSSLILSTIVCTFAAYAFNRYTSKGLTVVFGCLLATSLIPPIVTARPLYDFIRSAGLIDTFPGLILLYTSALIPFSVVILTGFFNEIPVTIEEAAEVDGCSFFQKFFYIILPVLRPGLATISIINFISCLNDLFTPLFFASKIEVLSVAITTIPRNNAYSVPWDLTSAMGWIILLPIIGFVAIFQKQIMEGIMAGGIKG from the coding sequence ATGAAACCAATGCCATTCCTTAAATTCAGACGTTCTTATATTTGGATTCTCGCGATCCTGATCGCAATCATCATCCTGTTTCCAATTGCCTGGGTTTTTACGTCATCCATAACGCCCGCCGGCGAACTCTTCACAACGCCCATCCATTACATCCCGCTGAACCCGACGCTGGCAAATTATCAGCGGCTCTTCGAAACATTAAAAATAGGCGAAAAGATCAGAAATACCCTGATCATCACCTTCTCCTCGCTCATTCTCTCAACGATCGTCTGCACGTTTGCAGCCTACGCGTTCAACAGGTATACGTCCAAAGGGCTGACCGTCGTATTCGGCTGTCTATTAGCGACATCGCTCATTCCGCCGATCGTAACCGCCAGGCCATTGTACGATTTTATTCGCAGCGCCGGCCTGATCGACACGTTTCCAGGATTAATCCTCCTTTACACGAGTGCACTGATCCCCTTCAGCGTCGTTATCCTGACCGGCTTTTTCAATGAAATCCCTGTAACGATCGAGGAAGCCGCGGAAGTAGACGGCTGCAGCTTCTTCCAGAAGTTTTTCTATATTATTTTACCGGTTCTCAGGCCCGGCCTCGCTACAATCAGCATCATCAATTTCATTTCATGTCTCAACGATCTTTTTACGCCGCTCTTCTTCGCGTCCAAGATCGAGGTCCTCAGCGTCGCGATTACGACGATTCCAAGAAATAACGCGTACAGCGTCCCCTGGGATTTAACAAGCGCGATGGGGTGGATTATCCTGCTGCCGATTATCGGTTTCGTCGCCATCTTCCAGAAGCAGATCATGGAAGGAATTATGGCCGGCGGAATTAAAGGTTAA
- a CDS encoding purine-nucleoside phosphorylase, which produces MECRESVSACIKLKDGTHVAKVVLMPGDPLRARTIAERYLTDAVLFNDVRNMYGYTGLYEGREVSVMGSGMGMPSFTLYAYELFNFFGVEAIIRVGSAGSIRADVRVRDLVIAVSASTNSSMPALYPFQGQLAPTADFGLLERSVAAAREIGARYCVGPVYTSDFFYNPDPEIDRKIMNYGHLCVEMETAGLYLTAMGSGKKGLSILTISDSLVTGEALSVEERQNSFDEMMRTALITAAGFVSGLDG; this is translated from the coding sequence ATGGAATGTCGTGAATCGGTTTCGGCCTGTATTAAACTTAAGGATGGGACGCATGTCGCGAAAGTGGTGCTGATGCCTGGTGATCCGCTGCGCGCGCGAACGATCGCGGAGCGGTATTTAACCGACGCGGTTCTGTTCAACGACGTGCGCAATATGTATGGCTATACCGGATTGTACGAGGGCCGCGAGGTTTCCGTGATGGGCTCCGGGATGGGGATGCCTTCGTTCACGCTTTACGCGTACGAGCTTTTCAACTTTTTCGGCGTGGAAGCGATTATCCGCGTCGGCTCGGCGGGATCGATCCGGGCGGACGTCCGGGTCCGCGATCTCGTGATCGCCGTCTCGGCGTCGACGAATTCGTCGATGCCGGCGCTGTACCCGTTTCAGGGCCAGCTCGCGCCGACGGCCGATTTCGGGCTGCTGGAGCGGTCGGTAGCGGCGGCGCGGGAGATTGGGGCGCGTTATTGCGTTGGTCCGGTTTATACGTCGGATTTCTTTTATAATCCCGACCCGGAAATCGATCGCAAGATAATGAACTATGGGCATCTCTGCGTTGAGATGGAGACGGCTGGGCTGTACCTGACGGCGATGGGCTCCGGGAAGAAGGGGCTGTCGATCCTGACGATATCCGATTCGCTCGTCACGGGCGAAGCGCTCAGCGTTGAGGAGAGGCAGAACAGCTTTGACGAAATGATGCGGACTGCGCTGATAACCGCGGCGGGGTTCGTTTCCGGCTTGGACGGCTGA
- a CDS encoding ABC transporter substrate-binding protein, which yields MKKNQSLTLLLLSVFSLLLLSACTPKGQEPGTTSDNSAPGVVQAAKKIILMTNDTTFPGFEEYRKAAEAATGLTIETITSPSNSTDRLSKITTILSSGDDSVDIIAIDDEMMSQYKSAGFLEPLQETVMTPDIFSNFQTEYMKARTMVGENIYSVPMYTEILAYWIDEAKVKSAGLEASPKNLDEFMQFVSANSGDQKFGYGGAWEKTYVFNEIGTFVNLFGGDYLDWTNPNSRKAVEFMYDLLKDGYTAKAQLADQYDPMMQKMFDGTYASLFMYTGALQTFIDSGKYGPDGIHMAPMPTFERNTAYMASWHYVLNKESKNKEAAIEFLKWAASPDGEKAYFAMCSRMPARKDVVLDPTFEATGVEDFRQYLENTTLLARDMAPQAMEFISAIGSLFQQYVSDEITLDAFCEQAQKEVETYMPKE from the coding sequence ATGAAAAAAAACCAGTCCCTCACCTTATTGCTTCTTTCCGTCTTTTCTCTGTTGCTATTATCAGCGTGCACGCCGAAAGGCCAGGAACCGGGAACGACGTCCGATAATTCCGCGCCAGGAGTTGTCCAGGCTGCAAAAAAAATTATCCTCATGACGAATGATACAACCTTTCCCGGCTTTGAGGAATATCGAAAAGCCGCGGAAGCCGCAACTGGCCTGACGATTGAGACGATTACCTCTCCAAGCAATTCAACGGATCGTCTCTCTAAAATTACGACGATCCTTTCATCGGGAGACGACAGCGTTGACATTATCGCGATCGACGATGAAATGATGAGCCAGTATAAATCCGCCGGTTTTCTCGAACCGCTTCAGGAAACCGTCATGACGCCAGACATCTTCTCGAATTTCCAGACTGAATACATGAAAGCACGCACAATGGTTGGAGAAAATATCTACTCCGTTCCGATGTACACGGAAATCCTTGCTTACTGGATCGACGAAGCGAAGGTCAAAAGCGCCGGGCTCGAAGCTTCTCCAAAAAATCTCGACGAATTCATGCAGTTCGTCAGCGCCAACAGCGGGGACCAGAAATTTGGATACGGAGGCGCCTGGGAGAAAACCTATGTATTCAACGAGATCGGAACGTTCGTTAATCTATTCGGAGGAGATTACTTGGATTGGACAAATCCGAATTCGCGGAAAGCTGTCGAATTCATGTATGACCTGCTGAAAGACGGATACACGGCCAAAGCGCAGCTGGCAGATCAATATGACCCCATGATGCAGAAAATGTTTGACGGTACATATGCGTCGCTTTTTATGTACACCGGCGCGCTGCAAACGTTTATCGATTCCGGAAAGTATGGTCCGGACGGAATTCATATGGCCCCGATGCCAACCTTTGAGCGCAATACCGCCTACATGGCAAGCTGGCACTACGTCCTGAATAAAGAGTCGAAAAACAAAGAGGCCGCCATCGAGTTCCTGAAGTGGGCCGCGTCCCCGGATGGAGAAAAAGCCTATTTCGCGATGTGCTCGCGCATGCCGGCGAGGAAAGACGTCGTATTAGACCCGACGTTCGAAGCGACCGGCGTCGAAGACTTCCGGCAGTATCTGGAAAATACGACGCTGCTTGCCCGCGACATGGCGCCGCAGGCGATGGAATTTATCAGCGCGATCGGATCGCTTTTCCAGCAGTACGTATCGGACGAAATTACGTTGGACGCTTTCTGTGAACAGGCGCAAAAGGAAGTCGAAACTTATATGCCGAAAGAATAA
- a CDS encoding ABC transporter permease: MNYLHNMITDGLAFGIPLFIMAVGAIYSEKSGVTNLAVEGFQGFGAFCGAVLATILALYAGLSTQTILYIALAMALVGGALYAILHALLCIQFKAEQVISGVVINILGISLTTFLTSQISGVLFGSASNKFTLGVSDRFTVPGLSSVPVLGAVFTNVYPFEVILLVISLFAWYLMYKTRFGMRLRACGDNPQAVDAAGGNVARTRFIAVMISGGLSGIGGMCFAYSLLSQFSPSIYLGYGYLAIAAMIFGNWNIVLTFFVCLFFGIARAGGYQLCLFMGLSSQYTNLFMTIPYILTLLLLLFFSKRNHPPRAIGEAYDKGKR; this comes from the coding sequence ATGAATTATCTTCATAACATGATCACTGACGGTTTAGCTTTCGGGATCCCGCTTTTTATCATGGCCGTCGGCGCGATTTACTCGGAAAAGAGCGGCGTCACGAATTTAGCGGTCGAAGGCTTTCAGGGCTTCGGCGCCTTCTGCGGCGCGGTGCTGGCGACGATTTTAGCGCTGTACGCCGGGCTTTCGACCCAGACGATTCTGTATATTGCGCTGGCGATGGCGTTGGTCGGCGGGGCGCTGTACGCGATTCTGCATGCGCTGCTTTGCATCCAGTTTAAAGCGGAGCAGGTCATCAGCGGTGTCGTTATCAATATTTTAGGAATTTCGCTGACGACGTTTCTCACGTCTCAGATCAGCGGGGTCTTATTCGGGAGCGCTTCGAATAAATTTACGCTGGGGGTTTCGGACCGGTTTACGGTCCCCGGGCTGAGTTCGGTTCCGGTTCTCGGCGCTGTTTTTACGAACGTGTATCCATTCGAGGTTATCCTGCTTGTTATCAGCCTGTTCGCGTGGTACCTGATGTATAAAACGCGTTTCGGGATGCGGCTGCGCGCCTGCGGCGATAATCCGCAGGCGGTCGACGCGGCGGGCGGGAACGTCGCGCGGACGCGGTTTATCGCGGTCATGATTTCCGGCGGGCTTTCGGGGATCGGCGGGATGTGTTTTGCGTATTCGCTCCTGTCGCAGTTTTCCCCGAGTATTTATCTTGGATACGGGTATCTGGCGATTGCGGCGATGATTTTCGGAAATTGGAATATTGTCCTGACTTTTTTTGTCTGTCTGTTTTTCGGGATCGCCCGGGCGGGCGGGTACCAGCTCTGTTTATTCATGGGGCTGTCGTCGCAGTATACGAACCTGTTCATGACGATTCCGTATATTTTGACGCTCCTGCTCCTGCTTTTCTTCTCGAAGCGGAACCATCCGCCGCGCGCAATCGGCGAGGCGTACGATAAAGGGAAGCGTTAG
- a CDS encoding BMP family ABC transporter substrate-binding protein, with the protein MKKYAVVYVLLAILMAFALSACTKTAEEAPAATEAAVEEAAVEGAAEVEAAVEETAVEGAAEVEAAAGEIAVEGAAEVEAVPEGKGLSISIVTSSGIDDGSFNENCYDGAKAFVDSHPDSTLRDVKEPDLSKLIDTVATLVGDYDAFVLPGYNFAGIGDIATANPDKYFLVVDSTVTDSEGNMLSNLPNVYTMTFQEEQGGFFAGVAAALTTKTNKVAVVNGIAFPSNVNYQFGFMAGVNYANAKFGTKAELVELPSFAGTAAVPVEGMGENVGGNYVGSFADEATGKEVGKALIDAGADVILVAAGSSGNGVFTAAKEAGNVFVIGCDVDQYDDGVNGDKNIILTSALKIMDVNVTRQLEAIYDGKFVGMDATLGVDTDSVGYVSEAGRQQLSDETLEKLAEVYPLLKDGTIVPPSNFNGMLPDKFTGLE; encoded by the coding sequence ATGAAAAAGTATGCGGTTGTTTATGTATTGTTGGCCATTTTGATGGCGTTTGCGCTTTCGGCCTGTACGAAGACGGCGGAAGAAGCCCCCGCGGCGACTGAAGCCGCGGTTGAGGAAGCTGCCGTTGAAGGCGCTGCCGAGGTGGAAGCCGCGGTTGAGGAAACTGCCGTTGAAGGCGCTGCTGAGGTGGAAGCTGCGGCTGGGGAAATTGCTGTTGAAGGCGCGGCTGAGGTGGAAGCTGTTCCTGAAGGCAAAGGTCTCTCGATCAGTATCGTGACCTCCTCCGGGATCGACGACGGTTCGTTTAATGAAAACTGCTATGACGGGGCGAAGGCGTTCGTCGACAGTCATCCGGACAGTACGCTCCGTGATGTCAAGGAACCGGATCTTTCGAAACTGATCGATACGGTCGCGACGCTGGTCGGCGATTACGACGCTTTCGTCCTCCCGGGCTATAACTTCGCCGGGATTGGCGATATCGCGACGGCGAACCCGGATAAATATTTCCTCGTCGTCGACTCGACGGTTACCGACTCGGAGGGAAACATGCTGTCCAACCTGCCGAACGTTTATACGATGACGTTCCAGGAGGAACAGGGCGGTTTCTTTGCCGGCGTTGCGGCGGCTTTGACGACGAAGACGAATAAGGTCGCGGTTGTTAACGGGATCGCGTTCCCCTCGAACGTCAATTATCAGTTCGGCTTTATGGCCGGCGTGAATTACGCGAACGCGAAATTCGGGACGAAGGCTGAGCTTGTCGAGCTTCCGTCGTTTGCCGGAACGGCGGCGGTCCCGGTAGAAGGCATGGGCGAGAACGTCGGCGGGAACTATGTCGGGAGCTTCGCGGACGAGGCGACCGGGAAGGAAGTCGGGAAGGCGCTGATCGACGCGGGCGCGGACGTTATTCTGGTCGCGGCCGGATCGTCGGGAAACGGCGTTTTTACTGCGGCGAAGGAAGCCGGGAACGTTTTCGTGATTGGCTGCGACGTGGATCAGTATGACGACGGCGTCAACGGCGATAAGAATATTATCCTGACGTCGGCTTTGAAGATCATGGATGTTAACGTCACGCGTCAGCTCGAAGCGATTTATGACGGTAAGTTTGTCGGGATGGACGCGACGCTGGGCGTCGATACCGATTCGGTCGGGTACGTCTCTGAAGCGGGGCGGCAGCAGCTGTCGGACGAGACGCTGGAGAAGCTGGCCGAGGTTTATCCGCTGCTGAAAGATGGGACGATCGTTCCGCCGTCGAATTTTAACGGAATGCTGCCGGATAAATTCACGGGTCTTGAATAA
- a CDS encoding phosphoglucomutase: MDYRERVQLWSEKLAADDPLRVELVGLSGNDAELQERFIADMTFGTAGLRGKIGVGTMRMNYITVGRATQGLADYISSFGEEAKRRGVVIAHDPRHFSKEFSRFAAGIFAANGIRAYVFPELRPTPELSYLIPVLGAISGVNLTASHNPRDFNGYKVYWEDGCQVSAEVADGILACIERTDYFDGTRSADFAAALADGRITMLGAAEDRRYLDEVESLAIHSGEELDLSIPLVYTPLNGAASIPFREMLRDRGFSSWHIVAEQENPDPDFTTVGYPNPEDPKAFRLAEELGRRVGAELLMATDPDGDRFAIEILGDDGRYIPLNGNQTGVLLANYILEGRKDAGTLPAKGAMVKSIVTSTMTTEIARAYGVEMFEALTGFKNICGRIPELTARGYRYLLGYEESIGYAASPNVRDKDGISAGMLIAEAAAYYRKQGKTLWQVLEGLYKRYGWFAEEGVSLVLEGLAGAERIQRMMIQLRKDLPSEIAGVKVARVIDYQQGYQDIPASNVLRFFLEDGGWFAIRPSGTEPKIKFYFYTKQDSREAALAANRKIRESVLSLVNAIA; encoded by the coding sequence ATGGATTATCGGGAGCGGGTTCAGCTATGGTCAGAGAAGCTTGCGGCGGACGACCCGCTGCGTGTGGAATTGGTTGGATTGAGCGGGAACGATGCCGAGCTTCAGGAGCGGTTTATTGCCGACATGACGTTCGGGACGGCGGGACTTCGCGGGAAAATCGGCGTTGGAACGATGCGGATGAATTATATTACGGTCGGACGCGCGACGCAGGGGTTAGCCGATTATATCAGCTCGTTCGGGGAGGAAGCGAAGCGGCGCGGCGTCGTCATTGCGCATGATCCGCGTCATTTTTCGAAGGAATTTTCTCGGTTCGCCGCCGGTATTTTCGCCGCGAACGGAATCCGGGCGTACGTTTTTCCGGAGCTCCGCCCGACGCCGGAGCTTTCGTACCTGATCCCCGTTCTGGGCGCGATTTCGGGCGTCAATCTTACCGCGTCGCATAATCCACGCGATTTTAACGGTTATAAGGTCTATTGGGAAGACGGCTGCCAGGTCAGCGCGGAAGTCGCGGACGGGATTTTAGCTTGCATTGAACGTACAGATTACTTCGACGGGACTCGATCCGCCGATTTCGCGGCAGCCCTGGCGGACGGACGAATTACGATGCTGGGGGCCGCGGAGGATCGGCGCTACCTCGACGAGGTCGAATCGTTAGCGATTCATAGCGGCGAAGAACTGGATTTGTCGATTCCGCTCGTGTACACGCCGTTAAATGGGGCCGCCTCGATCCCGTTCCGCGAGATGCTCCGCGACCGCGGTTTCAGCAGCTGGCATATTGTCGCGGAGCAGGAAAACCCGGATCCCGATTTTACGACGGTCGGGTATCCGAACCCGGAGGATCCGAAGGCGTTCAGGCTTGCCGAAGAGCTGGGCAGGCGCGTCGGCGCGGAATTGCTCATGGCGACCGATCCGGACGGCGACCGGTTCGCGATCGAGATTCTGGGCGACGACGGTCGTTATATCCCGCTGAACGGGAACCAGACGGGCGTCCTGCTGGCGAATTACATCCTGGAGGGGCGGAAGGACGCGGGAACGCTGCCTGCGAAGGGCGCGATGGTCAAGTCGATCGTGACGTCGACGATGACGACGGAGATCGCGCGCGCGTACGGGGTTGAGATGTTCGAGGCGTTGACCGGGTTTAAGAATATCTGCGGTCGGATTCCGGAGCTGACCGCGCGGGGGTACCGGTACCTTCTGGGGTACGAGGAGTCGATCGGCTACGCCGCATCGCCGAACGTTCGCGATAAAGACGGGATCAGCGCGGGCATGCTGATCGCGGAAGCGGCCGCCTATTATCGGAAGCAGGGAAAAACGCTCTGGCAGGTTTTAGAAGGCCTGTACAAGCGGTACGGCTGGTTCGCCGAGGAAGGCGTCAGTCTTGTTTTAGAGGGTTTAGCCGGGGCGGAACGGATCCAGCGGATGATGATCCAGCTTCGGAAGGACCTCCCGTCCGAGATCGCGGGTGTTAAGGTCGCGAGGGTTATCGATTACCAGCAGGGCTATCAGGATATCCCGGCGTCGAACGTCCTCCGGTTTTTCCTCGAAGACGGCGGCTGGTTCGCGATTCGGCCGTCCGGAACGGAACCGAAGATTAAATTCTATTTTTACACTAAACAGGACAGCCGCGAGGCGGCGCTGGCGGCGAACCGGAAGATTCGTGAAAGCGTCCTCTCGCTTGTCAACGCAATCGCGTAG
- a CDS encoding S-methyl-5-thioribose-1-phosphate isomerase — MMITEEDRKACGVHLGEDGRSVVILDQTQLPNRQVYLTLRTVDEIYDAIKRLSVRGAPAIGICAGYGMYVLALAKTGLDRASFERGLRADGEKLISSRPTAVNLSWAVKRMLSVMEASDGGSPAEIAAVMGKEAIAIHDEDIAMCTRISEFGLSLLKDGDGVITHCNAGPLATSKYGTAIGPLLLGKERGYAFRVFADETRPLLQGARLTSYELERAGVDVTLICDNMASIVLKSGQVQAAFVGCDRVAANGDFANKIGTSGLAILCKYYGVPFYTLGPSSTIDMSCASGADIEIELRDPEEIKNLWYREPMALAETKCYNPAFDVTDHSLLTAIVTDRGIVYPPFDVNLKKLFG, encoded by the coding sequence ATGATGATTACGGAGGAAGATCGGAAGGCATGCGGGGTACATCTGGGGGAGGACGGAAGGAGCGTCGTCATCCTGGACCAGACGCAGCTTCCGAATCGGCAGGTTTATTTGACGCTGCGGACGGTTGACGAGATTTACGACGCGATTAAACGGCTTTCGGTCCGCGGCGCGCCCGCGATTGGGATCTGCGCCGGGTATGGGATGTACGTCCTGGCGCTGGCAAAGACGGGGCTGGACAGGGCGTCGTTCGAACGCGGACTTCGGGCGGACGGTGAAAAGCTGATTTCCTCCCGCCCGACGGCGGTTAACCTGAGCTGGGCGGTAAAACGCATGCTCAGCGTCATGGAAGCTTCGGACGGAGGTTCGCCGGCGGAGATCGCCGCGGTGATGGGGAAGGAAGCGATCGCGATTCATGACGAAGATATCGCGATGTGCACGAGGATTTCCGAGTTCGGGCTTTCGCTCCTGAAGGATGGCGACGGGGTGATAACGCACTGCAACGCGGGACCGCTGGCGACGTCGAAGTATGGAACGGCGATCGGTCCGCTCCTGCTCGGGAAGGAACGCGGGTATGCGTTCCGCGTCTTTGCCGATGAAACGCGGCCGCTTCTTCAGGGCGCGCGGCTGACGTCGTACGAGCTGGAACGGGCGGGCGTCGACGTGACGCTGATCTGCGACAATATGGCGTCGATCGTTTTGAAATCGGGGCAGGTCCAGGCGGCGTTTGTTGGCTGCGACCGTGTCGCGGCGAACGGCGATTTCGCGAATAAGATTGGAACGTCGGGGCTGGCGATTCTTTGTAAATATTACGGCGTTCCGTTCTATACGCTGGGGCCCTCGTCGACGATCGATATGAGCTGCGCGAGCGGCGCGGATATCGAAATCGAGCTTCGCGATCCGGAGGAGATCAAGAATCTCTGGTACCGGGAGCCGATGGCGCTGGCGGAAACGAAATGCTACAATCCTGCGTTCGACGTAACGGATCATTCGCTGCTGACCGCGATCGTTACGGATCGGGGGATCGTTTATCCGCCGTTCGATGTCAACTTGAAAAAGCTGTTCGGCTGA
- a CDS encoding heme ABC transporter ATP-binding protein: MADAEYIVEMRNISKRFPGILANDNVTIQVRRGEIFALLGENGAGKSTLMSMLYGLYEPDHGEIYIRGEKVQFKSPSEAADRNIGMVHQHFKLVENYTVCENIVLGVEPIKKALGIFPYVDLREANEKIRTLSKNYCLEVNPTDVISDIDVSTCQRVEILKMLYREAEILIFDEPTAILTPQEVEYLLKIMEELRNGGKTIILITHKIEEIKKVADRCAILRRGKLIDVLDVRTTSKQAMANMMVGRNVELQAEKPAAGFGETVLSVEGLCVRNSDRVQLVKDVSFSIRAGEIFAIAGVSGNGQTEVADAIAGLIDVEKGRISLNGREITGEPVRNRIEAGIGYIPEDRQKFGVFLDFDLRSNLCLRRYYKSPLSEGGILNENAADEYARKLIDAYDIRTGQGTRTTVRSMSGGNQQKAIVAREIEEHSSLIIFVQPTRGLDMGAIENIHKQILAERERGAAILLISLELDEIMELADTIGVIYNGRLLKIADASTLTSQEVGRYMMGVTEN; this comes from the coding sequence ATGGCGGATGCGGAATATATTGTCGAGATGCGGAATATTTCGAAGCGGTTCCCCGGTATTTTGGCGAACGATAATGTAACGATTCAGGTTCGCCGCGGGGAAATTTTTGCGTTGCTGGGGGAAAACGGGGCTGGAAAATCAACGCTGATGAGTATGCTGTATGGACTGTACGAGCCGGATCACGGCGAAATCTATATTCGCGGCGAAAAGGTTCAGTTTAAATCGCCTTCCGAAGCGGCGGATCGGAATATTGGCATGGTCCATCAGCATTTTAAATTGGTCGAGAATTATACGGTCTGCGAAAATATCGTTTTGGGCGTTGAACCGATTAAAAAAGCGCTCGGAATTTTTCCGTATGTCGATCTGCGCGAGGCGAACGAGAAGATCCGGACGCTTTCGAAGAATTACTGCCTGGAGGTTAATCCGACCGACGTGATTTCGGATATTGACGTTTCGACCTGCCAGCGGGTCGAAATTCTGAAGATGCTCTATCGTGAGGCTGAAATCCTGATTTTCGACGAGCCGACCGCGATTCTGACGCCGCAGGAGGTTGAGTACCTGCTGAAAATCATGGAGGAGCTCCGGAACGGCGGGAAGACGATTATCCTGATCACGCATAAAATCGAAGAAATCAAGAAGGTCGCCGATCGCTGCGCGATTCTTCGGCGCGGGAAGCTGATTGACGTGCTGGACGTTCGGACGACGTCGAAGCAGGCGATGGCGAACATGATGGTTGGGCGGAACGTCGAGCTTCAGGCCGAAAAGCCGGCGGCTGGGTTTGGCGAGACGGTTCTCAGCGTGGAAGGACTCTGCGTTCGGAATTCGGATCGGGTCCAGCTCGTTAAAGACGTTTCGTTTTCGATCCGCGCCGGGGAGATTTTCGCGATCGCCGGAGTTTCGGGCAACGGCCAGACCGAGGTCGCGGACGCAATCGCGGGGCTGATCGACGTCGAGAAGGGTCGGATTTCCCTGAACGGCCGCGAGATCACCGGCGAGCCGGTCCGGAACCGGATCGAGGCGGGGATCGGCTATATTCCGGAAGATCGGCAGAAGTTCGGCGTTTTCCTGGATTTCGATCTGCGTTCGAATTTATGCCTGCGCCGGTATTATAAATCGCCGCTGTCGGAGGGGGGGATCCTGAACGAAAATGCGGCGGACGAGTACGCGCGGAAGCTGATCGACGCGTACGATATCCGAACGGGTCAGGGAACGCGGACGACGGTTCGATCCATGAGCGGGGGGAATCAGCAGAAAGCGATCGTCGCCAGGGAAATCGAGGAACATAGTTCGCTGATTATTTTTGTTCAGCCGACGCGCGGGCTGGATATGGGGGCGATCGAAAATATTCATAAGCAGATTTTAGCGGAGCGCGAACGGGGCGCGGCGATCCTGCTGATTTCGTTGGAGTTAGATGAAATCATGGAATTGGCGGACACGATCGGCGTTATTTATAACGGACGGCTGCTGAAGATTGCCGACGCTTCGACGTTGACTTCGCAGGAGGTTGGGCGTTACATGATGGGGGTTACGGAGAATTGA